The genomic interval CTTGGAGGCAGTGAACAAAACAAGAAAGAAAAAAGGAAAAGGAAAGTAGGAAGTATTTATAATTTAATGTTAAGCTAATTAGAGTTTTTGCTTTTAGCTTATCACATAATTTTACACAGGCAAGATCTACTAACTTTTTTATATCATTATGTCAAAAATACTAGGTATTGACTGGGGACAGTCAAAAATCGGTTTAGCTGTCGGGTCAACAGAAGTTGGAGTGGCTAGTCCTTTTGATATTATAAAAAATGATATCAAGACGATAGATATCATTAAAAATATTTGTTGCGATAAAGACATTAAGACAATTGTAGTTGGTGAATTGCGTGATGAAAATAAAAAATTTGATAAATTTATTGATGGACTTAAATTTTTAGGTCTTACCGTGGAATTGGAAGATGAACGGATGACAAGTAAAATGGCTGGTAATTTAAATAGAGATTTGAGGGGTCAAGATGACGCGGCGGCTGCCAGTTTGGTTTTGCAAGGGTGGTTGGAAAGAAAGTCAGTTATTGACATTAGATAATAATTATATTAAAATTAAAATATGAAGAATTTGAATTTTTATCCAACTAAAATTGAAGAGCAGGAAGAAGGCGGTTTTTTGGCTAGTTGCCCCACTATTCAAGGAGCTTGGGCAGAGGGTGATACCATTGAAGATGCAGTGTTAAATTTACAAGATGTGGTATCTAAAATTTTAGAATACAGGAAGAAAGAATTTTCTCCCCTTTCGGTAGTGAAAGTTGAGAATAATATAAGGGTACCAAATTTGGCTTTAGCAGTTGAATTATAAGTTTATGCCGCATTTTCCTGCTTTAACGTATTTTCAAGTTCTCAAGAAGATTAAGAAGCGCGGTTTTATATTTCATAGACAAGCTAGGGGCAGCCATGAATTATGGATAAGAGAATTTGACAAAAAAGTTATTGTAATAGCAAAGCATCCTGGCAGGACAATTAAAAGAAAAACACTCAAGAATATAATTAAGGCAACTGGGCTTTCGGTCGAAGAGTTTAGGAAATTATAATCCCAAGTAGGGGATTTTTTAATAATTTTTATGTCAACCCAATTTTTAACAGCCTTTATAATTTCAATACTTCTATCTTTTATATTAACTTTTTTTGTTCTAAAGTTAGCCAAAAGATTAAATATTACCAAAAAGTCAGAACGAGAGCGGGATGTTCATAAAAAGCCAGTTCCGCTTTTGGGTGGATTAGCGATTTTTTTAAGTTTGGTGTTTTTAATCGGTTATTATTTTCTTTTTACTCATCAAGAACAGCAAGACATTATTAATGGCAGATACTTGTTAGGGATTCTGATTGGCGGATTGTTTCTAATGATTGGCGGATTTTTGGATGATAAGTACGGGCTTAAGCCCCGCCAGCAGATTATTTGGCCGATTCTGGCCGTGATTTCTGTTTTAGCGTGCGGCATCAAAGTTTCTTTGATTACTAATCCTTTTGGCGGCTTTATTGAAATCGGAAATTGGCCGATTATTGGGATAGTTTTAATTTTTGCTTGGCTGATGGGAATGATGTATACGACTAAATTTTTGGATGGCCTGGACGGCTTGGCTAGCGGCATAGTGATGATTGGCGCTTTGGCGATTTATTTTTTATCGGTCAGTAATAAATATTGGCAGCCGCAGACTGCGCTATATGCTTTGATTTTTGCCGGAGTATTATTGGGGTTTTTACTTTTGAATTTTCATCCAGCTAAAATTTTTTTAGGCGAGGGCGGTTCAATTTTTCTTGGCTTTGCCCTGGGTTCCCTAGCCATTATTTCTGGCGCTAAATTAGCCACTACTTTGCTGGTGGTTGGGGTTCCGGCCTTGGATGTTTTATGGGTGATTATTCGGCGGAAATTTTTTGAACATAAACCGGTGAGCGTGGGTGATAGCCAGCATCTGCACTTTCGGCTGCTTAAGGCCGGATTTTCCCACAAAGGCGCGGTCTTATTTTTATATTTTATCGCGGCGAGTTTTGGCGCGGCGTCACTTTTCCTGCAAAGCAAGCAAAAGCTGATAGCCCTTTTGCTATTGGCTGGGTTGATGATTGCCTTGGGATTTTTTTTGGTGAAATCAAGGTCAAAAAATGAAATTCAAACTTAGTATCATTTTTATCTTAGTTTTAGCGCTGGTCGGTTGCGCAAGCAAAAAGCATGTTGAACTGAAGATTGGAAACGCTAAAGTGAAGGCCGAAGTTGTCAGTTCTTTGGTTTCCCGGGCGCAAGGGCTCTCGGGCCGAGAATTTTTGGCCCAAAATCAAGGCATGCTTTTTGTTTTTGATGAGCCAGCAAGATACTCTTTCGTAATGCG from Patescibacteria group bacterium carries:
- a CDS encoding RuvX/YqgF family protein codes for the protein MSKILGIDWGQSKIGLAVGSTEVGVASPFDIIKNDIKTIDIIKNICCDKDIKTIVVGELRDENKKFDKFIDGLKFLGLTVELEDERMTSKMAGNLNRDLRGQDDAAAASLVLQGWLERKSVIDIR
- a CDS encoding type II toxin-antitoxin system HicB family antitoxin — encoded protein: MKNLNFYPTKIEEQEEGGFLASCPTIQGAWAEGDTIEDAVLNLQDVVSKILEYRKKEFSPLSVVKVENNIRVPNLALAVEL
- a CDS encoding type II toxin-antitoxin system HicA family toxin, with protein sequence MPHFPALTYFQVLKKIKKRGFIFHRQARGSHELWIREFDKKVIVIAKHPGRTIKRKTLKNIIKATGLSVEEFRKL
- a CDS encoding undecaprenyl/decaprenyl-phosphate alpha-N-acetylglucosaminyl 1-phosphate transferase, with protein sequence MSTQFLTAFIISILLSFILTFFVLKLAKRLNITKKSERERDVHKKPVPLLGGLAIFLSLVFLIGYYFLFTHQEQQDIINGRYLLGILIGGLFLMIGGFLDDKYGLKPRQQIIWPILAVISVLACGIKVSLITNPFGGFIEIGNWPIIGIVLIFAWLMGMMYTTKFLDGLDGLASGIVMIGALAIYFLSVSNKYWQPQTALYALIFAGVLLGFLLLNFHPAKIFLGEGGSIFLGFALGSLAIISGAKLATTLLVVGVPALDVLWVIIRRKFFEHKPVSVGDSQHLHFRLLKAGFSHKGAVLFLYFIAASFGAASLFLQSKQKLIALLLLAGLMIALGFFLVKSRSKNEIQT
- a CDS encoding DUF192 domain-containing protein, with product MKFKLSIIFILVLALVGCASKKHVELKIGNAKVKAEVVSSLVSRAQGLSGREFLAQNQGMLFVFDEPARYSFVMREMKFPLDIIFIRNNKIVDFTENLPVPEPGEDSANYTTKEPANYALEVNAGFIQQHELKVGDGVDIGR